A stretch of Dysidea avara chromosome 5, odDysAvar1.4, whole genome shotgun sequence DNA encodes these proteins:
- the LOC136257101 gene encoding ammonium transporter Rh type B-like produces the protein MDQWFYLQDTCGVHNLHSLLGVFSGNASSAAASIARKMETDDNHVEYGNSLYVVFPARAPGHNSTICGPNTVEVSLGVECGDGRSGPQQAGYQLALLACTLTIAILGGIVTGFVTRLSLFQSTKDDEFFDDLPYWNLADDADRYLPDNSQPTNMFTTINPTAMEIQTKEVKFEDDKKAVTPSNTANLDVRCDISLSTTK, from the exons ATGGATCAATGGTTCTACCTACAAGACACTTGTGGAGTGCACAATCTTCATAGTCTCCTTGGAGTATTCTCTGGTAATGCTTCTAGTGCTGCAGCTAGTATAGCCAGGAAGATGGAAACTGATGATAACCACGTGGAATATGGGAATAG TTTGTATGTAGTGTTCCCAGCCAGAGCTCCAGGTCACAACTCTACCATCTGTGGCCCCAATACTGTGGAGGTGTCACTAGGAGTGGAGTGTGGTGATGGACGATCTGGTCCACAACAAGCTGGCTACCAACTAGCTCTACTAGCTTGTACTCTCACTATTGCTATTCTTGGAGGTATTGTTACAG GTTTTGTTACCAGACTTTCTTTATTTCAGTCTACTAAAGATGATGAGTTTTTTGATGACTTGCCATACTGGAAT CTGGCTGACGATGCTGACAGATACTTACCTGACAATAGCCAACCAACTAACATGTTTACTACAATCAATCCAACTGCAATGGAGATACAAACTAAAGAAGTGAAGTTTGAAGATGACAAGAAGGCAGTGACTCCTTCCAATACAGCTAACCTGGATGTAAGATGTGACATTTCTCTGAGCACTACTAAATAG